TTCTTCCAGCCCTTGTCGGCAGTTAAAGCGCCAGACATCAAGCAAGCTGACTGGAAACGCAACGATACCGATGCCTTCATCCTCAGCAAACTCGAGAGCAGAAAACTGTCCCCCGCACCTGATGCTTCTGCACCCGTTCTTCGCCGTCGCCTGGCGTACACCTTGACCGGCTTGCCGCCCGCCGCCGATCAACAGGGGACCCACGAGCAACAGGTGGAACAACTCCTGAAGAGCAGCCACTATGGCGAACACATGGCCCGCATGTGGCTCGATCTTGTTCGTTTTGCCGAGAGCGATGGCTACGAAGACGATAACAACCGCCCGGAAGCCTATCACTATCGCGATTTCCTCATTCGGGCATTCAACGATGACTTGCCATTCGACCAGTTCCTGCGCTGGCAGCTTGCAGGCGATGAACTTGCCCCGCTGCAATCCGACGCCCGCGCTGCCACTGGCTTCCTGGCGGCTGGTCCGTTTCAGACTTTCTTTGCCAAGAAGAAGGATCGTTACGATGAACTCGATGACATCGTTACCACCAGCAGCGTTGCCTTCATGGGCATGACCGTTGGCTGTGCCCGCTGCCACGATCACAAGCATGATCCTGTCACCCAGCACGAATACTATCGCATGGTCAGCGTGTTCCACGGCAGTCGTCGAAAAGTCGATTATCTCGATACCGAAGCCGGGCGAATGTATGACCAGCAGCGGGAACCCCTCGCCAAACTGCTGCAAGAGTTTGCTGATCTCACCGCACCGGCACGTGAAAAAGTAAGGCATCAGAAAATCGCTGCATTGATGATTGAACCTCGTGAAAAAGCGGTCTTGAAGTTGCCGCACGATCCGGACAACGGCTTTCAGGTAAGCTTACTCAGGCGCTACGATTATCTGCTGCAGGTCACTACCGATGAAGCCAGGCAGGCCTGCGAGGAACAGCATGCAGCGGCCTGGGATGAACTGGCACAGAAAATTCAGGAAGAAGAAAGCAAACTGCCCCCGGCACCCGCCAAGGGGCTGATCTACCTCGGCAGCAGGACAGAACCTGCCAGCTTTCTTGATCGTGGCGATCCCGACCGTGCCCGGCACACGGTACCGCCCGGTTTTCTGACAGCGCTGACACCTTCTCGCCCAGTCTGGCAACAGGCAACCTGGCAGGCCTGGGGTATATCTCCACGATCCGCTTTGGCCAACTGGCTTACCGATACCGATGCCGGGGCAGGGCATCAGGTTGCCCGCGTCATCGTCAACCGCCTCTGGCAAATGCACTTCGGGGTCGGCCTGGTCAAAACCGCCAACGATTTCGGCATCACCGGCACCCCGCCAACACATCCCGAACTGCTCGATTACCTTGCCCGGCAACTGATCCAGAATGGCTGGAAACTCAAACCGATTCATCAACTCATCGTCACGAGCCACACCTGGCAGTTGAGCCAGCTGCCCAGTGAAGAGCTGAAAAAAGCTGATCCGGATAACATGCTCTATGGTCGGCGAATCATGCAACGGCTCACTGCTGAAGAAGTGCGCGATTCCATCCTGATGCTGACTGGGCAACTCAATCGCGAACTGTTTGGCCCCAGCATCAAACCTGCTATTCCTGCCGAGGCGATTTTCGCCACCGCCCCCAAGCATGGCGAGGTCTGGCCTGCTGTCGTTCCTGAACAACCCGATGTCTGGCGACGCAGTCTTTACATTTACCGCAAGCGATCTAACCCTGTCCCGTTCCTGCAGCTTTTCGATGCCCCCGATGCAGCCAGCAGTTGTGCCTGCCGGGTATCTTCAACTACCCCCACCCAGTCGCTGGCGCTGTTCAATAATCCCTTCATCCGCCATCAAGCCCGGCATGCTGCCCGCCAGGCACTCGAGAAAACAGCCATCAATCCTGCGGAAGCGGTTCGGCTGGTCTATCGCCAGTTATTGAGCCGGGAAGTAACCACGGTTGAGTTGCAGCGGGTACTGCAGTTTATCAGATCGCGTGAACCAATCAGTTCCTCGGTCGCTCTCGAAGAGGCTATGACAGATATCTGTCACACCCTCTTCATGACCAATGAATTTCTTTATGTGGAGTAGTCTGCCATGATGACTGCTACTCGACGAACATTTCTGAAACAGGCCGGAGGCGGGCTGGGCATGCTCGGCCTGGCCGATCTGCTCCATCTTCAGGCACAGGAGAAGAAGCCTCATCATACTCCCAAAGCCAAAAGCATTATCTGGCTCTACATGTATGGTGCTCCCAGCGGCATGGATACGTTTGATTACAAGCCCGAACTGCAGAAACGCGATGGCGAAAGGCTGCCCAATCCGCCGGAAGTGCTCTTTGGCAACCCCGGTCCGCTGATGAAGTCACCCTTCCAGTTCAAGCAGTATGGGCAGACAGGCCGCTGGGTCTCGGAACTCTTCCCCCACCTGGCTCAGCAAGTCGATCAATTGACCTTCCTGAAGGGTTGCACTGCCGATTCCAACAACCATGCCCCCGCCTGCCTGCAGATGAACACTGGCATCACCCGTGTTGGTCACCCCAGCGCCGGCGCCTGGGTCACTTATGGCCTGGGCAGCGCCAACCAGAACCTGCCGGGATACATCGTGATGTATGATCATCGCAGTGTACCAGTCGCTGGCCCGCCTAACTGGGGCAGTGGCTTTCTGCCCGCCCGTTATCAGGGCGTGACGTTCCGTCCTAGTGATACACCATTGCTCTACTCACAACGTCTGCCTGAGGTGAGCGAAAACCGGCAGCGGGCACAACTCGATCTGCTCCGCGATTTGAATCAGCATCACCTGCAATCGCAGAGTGCCGAGTCAGCGGCTGAACTCGAAGCCCGCATCGCCAGCTATGAACTCGCTTTCCGGATGCAGATGGAGGCTCCACAGGTGGTAGACCTGAGTAAGGAAACCGCAGCAACGCGAGAGCTTTATGGCATGGACAGCGATAAGACCAAACCGTTTGGTTCACAACTGCTGATTGCCCGCAGACTGGTCGAGCAGGGCGTTCGCTTCATTCAGATTTACAGCGGCGGTACTCGTCTGA
This window of the Planctomycetia bacterium genome carries:
- a CDS encoding DUF1501 domain-containing protein produces the protein MMTATRRTFLKQAGGGLGMLGLADLLHLQAQEKKPHHTPKAKSIIWLYMYGAPSGMDTFDYKPELQKRDGERLPNPPEVLFGNPGPLMKSPFQFKQYGQTGRWVSELFPHLAQQVDQLTFLKGCTADSNNHAPACLQMNTGITRVGHPSAGAWVTYGLGSANQNLPGYIVMYDHRSVPVAGPPNWGSGFLPARYQGVTFRPSDTPLLYSQRLPEVSENRQRAQLDLLRDLNQHHLQSQSAESAAELEARIASYELAFRMQMEAPQVVDLSKETAATRELYGMDSDKTKPFGSQLLIARRLVEQGVRFIQIYSGGTRLNWDAHQDLEKNHRQLCEETDKPIAGLLTDLRKRGLLESTLVIWGAEFGRMPMSQDGNGRDHNPHGFLTWMCGGGTRPGVSHGETDDFGHRAIAGKTTVPDFHATLLHLLGLDHLRLTYRHQGRDMRLTDVSGKVIREVLA
- a CDS encoding DUF1553 domain-containing protein — translated: MKAHISTPPEKPRRQSAWKIWLASFAFLALFWLGIRYIYSYFNTMIDHSTRNTGFQVEQAAAPVVLLLEPVNEVGNGPTKTVSPATTAHQSVRMPSKPKQSPHRLAPEMLLLHTVGGDILLALYPDVAPKTVKQILTWARLGVFDTTHFSRLEPGFVLQTSLAEDRIIPFTPAQQQSLGTIPGEFSTTLKHRKGVLSMGRDDGKPDSARTSFSILLGDAPHLDGQYTIFGEVEAGMEVVERLCTAPRVDGSNAPETRLTILNVQVVHQDELSLVKMEQPVELAILQQQVWPRQAVLASAATILKKHCWKCHGGESTKGQLDLTCSTGLKAGGEHGPVFLPNDPLKSALLHRLTADDDQRMPPKGPTLHAEEIRILTEWLNHGAEYPPDYALRKQQASAPDHALLIASHWFFQPLSAVKAPDIKQADWKRNDTDAFILSKLESRKLSPAPDASAPVLRRRLAYTLTGLPPAADQQGTHEQQVEQLLKSSHYGEHMARMWLDLVRFAESDGYEDDNNRPEAYHYRDFLIRAFNDDLPFDQFLRWQLAGDELAPLQSDARAATGFLAAGPFQTFFAKKKDRYDELDDIVTTSSVAFMGMTVGCARCHDHKHDPVTQHEYYRMVSVFHGSRRKVDYLDTEAGRMYDQQREPLAKLLQEFADLTAPAREKVRHQKIAALMIEPREKAVLKLPHDPDNGFQVSLLRRYDYLLQVTTDEARQACEEQHAAAWDELAQKIQEEESKLPPAPAKGLIYLGSRTEPASFLDRGDPDRARHTVPPGFLTALTPSRPVWQQATWQAWGISPRSALANWLTDTDAGAGHQVARVIVNRLWQMHFGVGLVKTANDFGITGTPPTHPELLDYLARQLIQNGWKLKPIHQLIVTSHTWQLSQLPSEELKKADPDNMLYGRRIMQRLTAEEVRDSILMLTGQLNRELFGPSIKPAIPAEAIFATAPKHGEVWPAVVPEQPDVWRRSLYIYRKRSNPVPFLQLFDAPDAASSCACRVSSTTPTQSLALFNNPFIRHQARHAARQALEKTAINPAEAVRLVYRQLLSREVTTVELQRVLQFIRSREPISSSVALEEAMTDICHTLFMTNEFLYVE